The Methylotenera sp. G11 genome includes a window with the following:
- a CDS encoding AAA family ATPase, which translates to MKITIISPNKTLMEGIRRVLLEDNPQRVFYLFEGSLDKAVNIINLINKESPDVVILDESGVDAKDLAALEQACMQYPSTGFIMLNETVSQEFLISALRIGVKDVLKLPLVNEELLRAVHRVESKSNYAAATKQGKVIVFTSGKGGSGATFLACNLAYTLAATHGDIKVALLDLNLQFGDAALFLSDHIPPNTLADVASNIARLDSSFLASSMVQILPNFGVLAAPEDAERAVEVKPQHVDTLIKLAKRQYDFVILDIGRTLNSSSLKALDHADNIFLVLQQTLPFIRDSKRLIKILLSLGYPKAKINLLINRCEKASDIDVRDVEATLEMKVYERIPNSYATVSASVNQGVPIMKISRHDPVSKSLEGIAEKLTEIPGAKESSWLSKLFN; encoded by the coding sequence ATGAAAATAACAATAATTTCGCCTAACAAGACCCTGATGGAAGGTATTCGGCGGGTTTTGCTGGAAGATAATCCGCAGCGCGTTTTCTACCTGTTTGAAGGGAGCCTGGATAAAGCGGTCAACATCATCAACCTAATCAATAAAGAGTCGCCTGATGTGGTGATTCTTGATGAGTCAGGGGTGGATGCAAAAGACCTGGCCGCGCTGGAGCAGGCCTGCATGCAATACCCGAGTACGGGTTTTATCATGCTGAACGAGACCGTGTCGCAGGAGTTCCTGATCAGCGCACTGCGCATCGGCGTTAAGGATGTATTGAAACTGCCGCTGGTGAATGAGGAACTGCTGCGTGCGGTGCATCGCGTGGAGAGCAAATCAAATTATGCTGCGGCCACCAAGCAGGGTAAAGTCATCGTGTTCACCTCGGGCAAGGGCGGCAGTGGCGCTACTTTCCTTGCCTGTAACCTGGCGTATACCCTGGCGGCTACGCATGGCGATATCAAGGTAGCCTTACTTGACCTGAACCTGCAATTCGGTGATGCGGCACTGTTCCTGTCTGACCATATTCCGCCCAATACGCTGGCGGATGTCGCCAGCAATATTGCCCGCCTGGACTCTTCTTTCCTGGCTTCGTCCATGGTGCAGATCCTGCCGAATTTCGGTGTGCTTGCAGCCCCTGAAGATGCCGAGCGTGCAGTGGAAGTGAAGCCGCAGCATGTGGATACGCTGATCAAGCTAGCCAAACGCCAGTATGACTTTGTGATTCTGGATATCGGCCGCACCCTGAATTCATCAAGCCTTAAAGCGCTGGATCATGCCGATAACATTTTCCTGGTGCTGCAGCAGACACTGCCGTTCATTCGCGATTCCAAACGCCTGATCAAGATCCTGCTTTCCCTGGGGTATCCGAAAGCCAAAATCAACCTGTTGATCAACCGCTGCGAGAAGGCCAGTGATATTGATGTGCGCGATGTGGAAGCGACCCTGGAAATGAAAGTCTATGAGCGGATTCCCAATAGCTACGCGACCGTTTCGGCGTCGGTTAACCAGGGTGTGCCGATCATGAAGATTTCCAGGCACGATCCGGTCAGCAAGAGTTTAGAGGGCATCGCAGAAAAGCTGACGGAGATACCCGGTGCGAAGGAGAGCAGCTGGCTTTCAAAATTATTTAATTGA
- a CDS encoding TadE/TadG family type IV pilus assembly protein — protein sequence MTTDQRVFGHRQQGAAAVEFAIVAAILFILLFGIMEFGRMFYVFNTVQEVTRHAAREAVVRQVDNSSTSPAKIAALFGQNSMPAGAEIAVGNVDIKYLKADGVEIISSRLPPTGSDNITACLDPSGSYDCIAFVRVSITNATYAPVVSIFSTLQLTAFPFSESNPFRIDLRVPIPASTVTMPAESMGYSG from the coding sequence ATGACAACAGATCAACGGGTATTCGGGCACAGGCAGCAGGGTGCGGCAGCGGTCGAGTTTGCCATTGTTGCGGCAATCCTGTTTATCCTGCTGTTTGGCATTATGGAATTTGGACGGATGTTTTATGTGTTTAATACCGTGCAGGAAGTCACGCGGCATGCCGCTCGAGAGGCTGTCGTCAGGCAAGTGGATAACTCCAGTACCAGTCCGGCAAAGATAGCGGCATTGTTTGGGCAGAACTCAATGCCGGCAGGTGCCGAGATCGCAGTCGGTAATGTAGATATCAAATATCTGAAAGCAGATGGCGTGGAGATAATATCCAGCAGGCTCCCGCCAACTGGCTCCGACAATATAACGGCATGCCTGGACCCTAGCGGTAGTTATGACTGTATCGCATTTGTAAGGGTGTCGATTACCAATGCCACTTATGCGCCGGTTGTCAGTATCTTTTCCACGTTGCAATTAACAGCATTCCCATTTTCGGAGAGCAATCCATTCAGAATCGATCTTAGAGTTCCTATTCCTGCTTCAACGGTGACGATGCCCGCAGAAAGCATGGGGTATTCCGGTTAA
- a CDS encoding TadE/TadG family type IV pilus assembly protein, which produces MRILNTNAHSIPQQRGAAAVEFALVIIPLLMIVAGIIEFGRTFWYYDALAKSTRDAARYVSNTRVSPAVGVNDTIKANARTMVLNAVNAAKVPAFSTSYVDVVCDPTDCVAPTYVTVSIIDYPVTIGGWIPIIVSTGAVTWNATLSPATTMRYMQ; this is translated from the coding sequence ATGCGGATATTAAACACCAATGCTCACTCCATACCGCAGCAGCGCGGGGCTGCCGCGGTTGAGTTTGCGTTGGTGATTATTCCCCTGCTGATGATCGTTGCTGGCATCATCGAATTCGGCAGGACGTTCTGGTACTACGATGCGCTCGCTAAAAGTACAAGGGATGCTGCGCGCTATGTTTCCAATACCAGGGTAAGCCCTGCGGTAGGCGTCAATGACACGATAAAAGCTAACGCAAGAACGATGGTGCTTAATGCGGTAAATGCAGCCAAAGTGCCTGCTTTTTCAACATCCTACGTAGATGTAGTGTGTGACCCGACAGATTGCGTGGCACCCACTTACGTGACAGTAAGCATCATCGATTATCCGGTGACCATTGGCGGCTGGATACCGATCATTGTTTCTACCGGCGCCGTGACCTGGAATGCTACGCTTTCTCCCGCAACTACAATGCGGTATATGCAATGA
- a CDS encoding pilus assembly protein TadG-related protein — MIKQQGLRAGIKSRQHGAVAIIVAICLVALVGLLGLVLDLGHLYVTKTELQNAADAASLSGAKELNGRLTGINNAISKAVEAAGRNKFNLQSQALVISSADIRVGACHTSGCMVPITSITTDALAANKTFLEVNTGRHNLGTWFAQVLPSIISNMATSAVAVAGKYAADITPIAICQLANPGTTNELGYERGVSYKVSAANPIGPGTMYWIDPESATPGNCPVTNTNAGRPYVCAGKIGFTPVVGQTVNTNSGNSLGPFFEALDSRFDMYPSSAQCDPATAPPDANIKEYVPGSAPGLADQWMGTDPVQQSITFVDSATNGACKPNKPCKAKPYSLRTATDYGVLWAGNRPSGATVAQWSTLYNGNTATSYPETSPYAQTSGDFFTAPAVAHRPGIPRRRVLNMVIVDCSAAGGNCRPVTVLGVGRFLMQRKASLPNSDKDLYVEFGGLLPTPLPTSDIKLYR; from the coding sequence ATGATTAAGCAACAGGGTTTAAGGGCAGGAATCAAATCACGCCAGCATGGCGCGGTAGCGATTATTGTTGCTATTTGCCTTGTTGCGCTTGTCGGTTTGCTGGGACTGGTGCTTGACCTGGGGCATCTGTATGTCACAAAAACCGAGCTGCAGAATGCTGCGGATGCCGCGTCGTTAAGCGGAGCCAAAGAGCTCAATGGCAGGCTGACAGGTATCAATAATGCGATCAGCAAGGCAGTAGAGGCCGCGGGAAGAAATAAATTCAATCTTCAATCTCAGGCACTGGTGATTTCATCGGCAGATATCAGGGTAGGGGCATGCCATACTTCCGGCTGCATGGTGCCGATTACCAGCATCACAACGGATGCCCTGGCTGCCAATAAAACCTTTCTTGAAGTGAATACCGGCCGCCACAACCTGGGTACCTGGTTTGCTCAGGTACTGCCTTCCATCATAAGCAATATGGCAACCTCGGCAGTGGCTGTGGCAGGCAAATATGCGGCAGATATCACGCCTATCGCCATTTGCCAGTTAGCAAACCCTGGCACGACTAATGAACTTGGGTATGAGCGCGGCGTATCTTATAAGGTGAGTGCAGCCAATCCCATAGGCCCCGGTACTATGTATTGGATCGATCCGGAGTCTGCAACGCCAGGCAACTGTCCTGTCACCAATACTAACGCGGGCAGGCCTTATGTCTGTGCGGGCAAGATCGGGTTCACGCCAGTCGTGGGGCAGACGGTCAACACCAACTCGGGTAACTCCTTAGGTCCATTCTTTGAAGCACTCGACTCCAGGTTCGATATGTATCCTTCATCAGCGCAATGTGACCCGGCGACTGCGCCTCCTGATGCCAATATCAAAGAGTATGTCCCTGGGTCTGCACCGGGTTTGGCAGATCAATGGATGGGGACTGACCCGGTTCAGCAAAGCATCACTTTTGTTGATAGTGCAACTAACGGTGCGTGTAAACCTAACAAACCTTGTAAAGCAAAACCATACAGTTTGAGAACTGCGACAGATTATGGCGTGCTGTGGGCTGGTAACCGACCCAGCGGCGCAACCGTAGCGCAGTGGTCAACGCTGTATAACGGTAATACTGCCACCAGCTATCCGGAGACTTCGCCTTATGCACAAACCAGTGGAGATTTCTTTACTGCGCCAGCGGTTGCACATCGACCCGGTATTCCTAGGCGCAGGGTACTCAATATGGTGATTGTTGATTGCTCAGCGGCAGGCGGTAACTGCCGTCCTGTGACGGTATTGGGTGTAGGGAGATTTTTAATGCAGCGGAAAGCCAGTCTGCCCAACTCTGATAAAGATTTATATGTTGAGTTTGGCGGATTGCTGCCTACACCGCTGCCAACCAGTGACATCAAGCTTTACAGATAG
- a CDS encoding type II and III secretion system protein family protein — protein MVAVLGFAVLIGGPVYAAESAGRIIPTSTELAPRMEFSPGQSHLIRMPAGVNLKRVKVEDDKIVQVEVTSPREIVLHAKSIGTTSLMIWDKSGQVTIMDISVMGSTVAMDAMALQGKLKQMLPDEKGIFVGTAGKSLVLSGTASDAVKVDKAMTLAEAYGGKDNKVINMMQVGAPQQVMLEVKMAEISKNLLDQLGVNFRAGRANGGVAYDILSGFSLTGAGKLVFRNGGTTVTIDADKTDSVFKILAEPNIIAISGQEGSFLAGGKFYIPVPQGGTNNAITLEEKDFGVGLRFTPTVLEKGLINLRVAPEVTELAKAADTANTTISNYPTLITRRVSTTVQLNDGQSFAIAGLIKNNVTENIKRFPILGEIPILGALFRSSSFQTEKTELLFVVTPRLVKPLPPDYALPTDSFSPPSRTEFFLNGKLESVSPPAENAPAATTTEKPAQQSPNDGFEMK, from the coding sequence ATGGTCGCTGTCCTGGGGTTCGCCGTACTCATTGGCGGCCCGGTATACGCGGCAGAATCGGCAGGCAGGATCATCCCAACCTCTACTGAGCTTGCTCCCAGAATGGAGTTTTCTCCGGGGCAATCGCACCTGATCAGGATGCCGGCCGGAGTCAACCTGAAACGGGTCAAGGTCGAAGATGACAAGATCGTGCAGGTGGAGGTTACCAGCCCCAGGGAGATCGTGCTGCATGCCAAAAGCATAGGGACCACTTCACTCATGATCTGGGATAAGTCAGGCCAGGTCACCATCATGGATATCAGCGTGATGGGCAGTACCGTAGCGATGGATGCAATGGCATTGCAGGGCAAGCTGAAACAGATGCTGCCGGATGAAAAAGGCATCTTTGTCGGTACCGCCGGAAAATCACTGGTGCTGAGCGGCACGGCAAGCGATGCCGTGAAAGTCGATAAAGCGATGACATTGGCCGAGGCCTACGGGGGCAAGGATAACAAGGTGATCAACATGATGCAGGTGGGCGCACCGCAGCAGGTGATGCTGGAAGTGAAAATGGCCGAGATCTCAAAAAACCTGCTGGACCAGCTAGGTGTTAACTTCAGAGCCGGACGCGCGAATGGCGGGGTTGCTTACGATATCCTGAGCGGTTTTTCGCTTACAGGGGCGGGCAAGCTGGTGTTCAGAAACGGCGGGACGACCGTCACCATCGATGCCGACAAAACCGACTCAGTGTTCAAGATACTGGCTGAACCCAATATCATTGCCATCAGCGGTCAGGAAGGCAGCTTTCTGGCGGGGGGTAAATTTTATATCCCGGTTCCGCAGGGCGGCACCAATAACGCAATCACCCTGGAAGAAAAGGATTTTGGTGTAGGCCTGAGGTTTACGCCTACGGTTCTGGAAAAAGGCCTGATCAACCTGCGTGTCGCACCTGAAGTGACCGAGCTGGCTAAGGCAGCCGATACAGCGAACACTACGATTTCCAATTACCCTACGCTGATCACCAGGCGTGTTTCCACTACGGTGCAGTTGAATGACGGGCAAAGTTTTGCAATTGCAGGCCTGATCAAAAACAATGTCACCGAGAACATCAAACGCTTCCCGATTCTTGGGGAAATCCCGATATTAGGCGCCTTGTTCAGAAGCAGTTCGTTCCAGACCGAAAAAACCGAGTTGCTGTTCGTGGTGACGCCACGCCTGGTTAAACCGCTGCCGCCGGATTATGCCTTGCCTACGGATAGTTTCAGCCCGCCTAGCAGAACCGAGTTTTTCCTGAACGGCAAGCTGGAAAGCGTATCGCCTCCTGCTGAAAACGCACCTGCGGCGACAACAACCGAAAAACCGGCACAACAAAGCCCTAACGACGGCTTTGAGATGAAATAA
- the cpaB gene encoding Flp pilus assembly protein CpaB, translated as MKNPRAFLMVIISIIIGLGAVVLASRWVNKQASVQSSKVVVAATDVDLGTPLAPQMLKVADWPMGSVPAGAFTDVKALDTRVLKTSLSRGEPVLESKLAPLGATGGLSAVIKEGNRAMTVRVNDVVGVAGFALPGNYVDIVVNTVDETAKAANGNNSISKIVLEHILVLAVAQEQNRDETKPKVVNAVTLEVTPEQAEKLDLARSVGSLSLVLRNQIDSSLAATGGSTKKDLLNGDTQPAALPVAADAKPEATAAKPEVKKVVRRKAVAKKPETYEQVEVIRGNVKSVEKF; from the coding sequence ATGAAAAATCCGAGAGCTTTTCTGATGGTGATTATTTCGATAATCATAGGGTTGGGTGCAGTCGTGCTTGCATCGCGCTGGGTCAATAAACAGGCTTCTGTACAGTCCAGCAAGGTGGTAGTGGCCGCCACCGATGTCGATCTGGGAACGCCGCTTGCGCCGCAGATGCTGAAAGTGGCCGACTGGCCAATGGGCAGCGTGCCGGCGGGCGCTTTTACTGATGTTAAAGCGCTGGATACGCGGGTGCTGAAAACCAGTTTATCCCGCGGCGAGCCGGTTCTGGAATCCAAGCTGGCGCCACTGGGCGCGACTGGCGGCCTTTCTGCCGTGATTAAAGAAGGTAACCGTGCGATGACCGTGCGCGTGAACGATGTGGTTGGTGTTGCCGGTTTTGCCTTGCCAGGCAACTATGTAGATATCGTGGTGAATACCGTAGATGAAACTGCCAAGGCCGCAAACGGCAATAACAGCATCTCCAAGATCGTGCTTGAGCATATTCTGGTGCTGGCGGTTGCGCAGGAGCAGAACCGCGACGAAACCAAGCCCAAGGTCGTGAATGCCGTGACACTGGAGGTCACGCCTGAACAGGCCGAAAAACTTGACCTCGCGCGCAGTGTCGGCAGCCTGTCTCTGGTGCTGCGCAACCAGATCGACAGCAGCCTGGCCGCCACCGGAGGCTCTACCAAAAAAGATTTGTTGAATGGTGATACACAGCCAGCTGCCTTGCCTGTCGCTGCCGATGCCAAACCTGAAGCGACAGCGGCCAAACCGGAAGTCAAGAAAGTGGTTCGCCGTAAAGCGGTTGCCAAGAAACCTGAAACCTATGAACAGGTTGAAGTGATCAGGGGCAATGTGAAATCGGTTGAGAAGTTTTAG
- a CDS encoding ATP-binding protein — protein MSEAKINSLFSERNARPGVERRHVQLPAAPHSIEETGLGFQFLVELVTKTLFLRGQMRLQDLIKSTKLSMAVLEPVLSFLRTEYMCEVMRNGETETAISYNLSELGRERGEDYLRKSQYVGPAPVSLDAYIKQVREQSIADMEVTKEHLAQVFGSLVVKDGILRQLGAAMNSGRAIFVYGPSGSGKTYIAEHLAGLLNGDVAIPHAIVVDNEIIQIYDPLVHIPLLPKGSTDESGFVLDRRLASDARWILCHRPVIKTGGELTLSMLDLDFDEGARFYQAPPQVRANNGLLIIDDLGRQLAPAVDIMNRWIVPLDRRVDYLALHTGKKFMIPFDVIVVFSTNIAPSKLADEAFLRRLGYKIYVGALSEEEYRRITQQVCQELGIPYSEDGFNYLLHEHHYKSGKPLSACIPRDIMEQLRDISRYEGRQAEMTKELLDWAWNNYFTHD, from the coding sequence ATGAGCGAAGCGAAAATAAACAGCCTGTTTTCAGAGCGTAACGCCAGGCCCGGCGTAGAGCGGCGCCATGTGCAGTTGCCTGCGGCTCCCCATAGCATAGAGGAAACGGGGCTTGGTTTCCAATTTCTTGTCGAACTCGTTACAAAGACCTTATTCCTGCGTGGCCAGATGCGCCTGCAGGATCTCATTAAATCTACCAAACTTTCAATGGCAGTGCTGGAACCGGTGCTGTCTTTTTTACGTACTGAATACATGTGCGAGGTCATGCGTAACGGCGAGACCGAAACGGCCATTTCCTATAACTTATCCGAGCTGGGCCGTGAACGCGGCGAAGATTACCTGCGTAAAAGCCAGTATGTAGGCCCGGCGCCCGTTAGCCTGGATGCCTATATCAAGCAGGTGCGAGAGCAGTCGATTGCGGATATGGAAGTCACGAAAGAACACCTGGCGCAGGTGTTCGGCAGCCTGGTCGTCAAGGATGGGATATTGAGGCAGTTGGGCGCTGCAATGAATTCAGGCCGCGCGATCTTTGTATATGGCCCGTCCGGCAGCGGAAAAACCTATATTGCCGAACATCTGGCAGGCTTGCTTAACGGCGATGTGGCGATTCCACATGCGATTGTTGTGGACAACGAGATTATCCAGATTTATGACCCGCTGGTGCATATCCCTTTGCTGCCTAAGGGGTCTACGGACGAAAGCGGTTTTGTGCTTGATCGACGGCTTGCATCGGATGCGCGCTGGATACTATGCCACCGGCCGGTGATTAAAACCGGCGGTGAGTTAACGCTCTCCATGCTGGATCTTGATTTTGATGAGGGTGCCAGGTTCTATCAGGCGCCGCCGCAGGTAAGGGCCAACAACGGTTTGCTGATTATTGATGACCTTGGCCGGCAGCTGGCACCGGCAGTCGACATCATGAATCGCTGGATCGTTCCGCTGGACCGCCGTGTCGATTACCTGGCTTTGCATACGGGTAAGAAATTCATGATCCCGTTTGATGTGATCGTCGTGTTCTCTACCAATATCGCCCCCAGCAAATTAGCGGATGAGGCATTCCTGCGCCGGCTTGGCTACAAGATTTATGTCGGTGCGCTCAGCGAAGAGGAATATCGCCGCATCACGCAGCAGGTATGCCAGGAGCTGGGCATACCTTATAGCGAAGACGGCTTTAATTACCTGCTGCATGAGCACCACTATAAATCCGGCAAGCCGCTGTCGGCCTGCATTCCGCGCGACATCATGGAGCAGCTGCGCGATATATCGCGTTACGAAGGCAGGCAGGCCGAGATGACTAAGGAGCTGCTGGATTGGGCCTGGAACAACTACTTTACGCATGATTAA
- a CDS encoding A24 family peptidase: MTAELTGLLALMILSVLLLLATREDMRSHRIPNRLVLAGVVLGLALNGLLPGGLGWLAALKGLALGLAVLLPIYLLRAMGAGDVKLMGMVGAFLGAGDLIGALIATLIAGGVMALVAALWSRQFLNLLLNIRGMLLGGLLRMSTGRPPLMNDMPLSVGQLPYAVAITTGTLGYLVWQRM, translated from the coding sequence ATGACCGCGGAATTAACAGGATTGCTGGCGTTAATGATATTGAGCGTGCTGCTGTTGCTGGCCACGCGGGAAGATATGCGCAGTCATCGCATCCCGAACAGGCTGGTTCTGGCCGGTGTCGTGCTGGGGTTGGCGCTGAATGGATTATTGCCGGGCGGGCTAGGCTGGCTGGCCGCGCTGAAAGGGCTGGCACTTGGGCTGGCCGTGCTGCTGCCGATTTACCTGCTGCGTGCGATGGGTGCCGGCGATGTGAAGCTGATGGGTATGGTGGGCGCATTTCTGGGGGCTGGGGATTTGATCGGCGCCTTGATCGCAACCCTGATTGCTGGCGGTGTGATGGCCCTGGTTGCGGCATTATGGTCCAGGCAGTTCCTGAATCTGCTGCTGAATATCCGGGGAATGCTGTTGGGCGGCCTGTTGAGGATGAGTACAGGACGGCCGCCGCTCATGAACGACATGCCGTTATCGGTAGGGCAGTTACCGTATGCGGTAGCGATTACGACAGGTACTTTGGGTTACCTGGTTTGGCAGCGTATGTAA
- a CDS encoding Flp family type IVb pilin — translation MNRLCEMVKSWWRDEEGVTSIEYVMLASLIALVIIASVDVLGDRVCGRFKSVAEALGTTAIITCS, via the coding sequence ATGAATCGCTTGTGTGAAATGGTTAAAAGCTGGTGGCGGGATGAAGAAGGCGTGACTTCCATTGAGTATGTGATGCTCGCTTCGCTGATTGCGCTGGTGATCATTGCTTCAGTAGATGTGTTGGGTGACCGCGTATGCGGAAGATTCAAGAGTGTAGCTGAGGCGCTGGGCACCACAGCTATTATTACTTGCAGCTAA
- a CDS encoding Flp family type IVb pilin, whose protein sequence is MKKLYAGIQRFIRDEEGVTAIEYALIASLIAVVIIGAVSLVGQDVNLTFNKVANAIS, encoded by the coding sequence ATGAAAAAACTATATGCAGGTATCCAGCGTTTTATCCGTGATGAAGAAGGCGTTACCGCTATTGAATATGCATTGATTGCATCCTTGATCGCGGTGGTGATTATCGGTGCAGTTTCACTGGTCGGCCAGGATGTTAATTTAACCTTCAACAAGGTTGCGAATGCAATTTCCTGA
- a CDS encoding O-antigen ligase family protein produces MVFNAMVFNAMVFSTMNVRQFIYLLFLAELTLSGFWYAGSAVTAMFLLVAGAAGCQLVFTRQACQAYRLSRLMLVYLLWLFVAGWASAVPETALMTLPMLAGLPVMYLFATNTAAFAETWRYFRTLLFLLGVGFALWAIWQVVHHTGYGYAQGPFQDRNVFAAFMNLLWFPAAFVLLTAESRRYRFKCLVTAAGLLIISTALFATTSRGGIAAWLLLLPVFLWAAYRNDMARKRILFLVLLTIAAYLCSTVLLNVSIADRTFRLDHDPSAAARLLLWQSGLKMLLAHPVIGSGWGTFVHYYPAYRVPLENSTAGFFAHNDYLQLAIEGGLPALLLQLCLLYGVWVQLKRSLRLAAATAGFESAALLLGVMALFVHAFVNFIFYLAFMNILAGLYLARAAQLTEKAAVLHVSHIKMLSPSLKYLCAGFIVVLILLPYGAHIVGWSINRQHNVSPENLVSQQFNAYQLAGIIAMIQPQERVAQETILQTAERALADDALIRRVGTDFYRRLLEQTLQRFDAVRALNANDAELGVREARVLIGHHAAFDDGFAYAKAHQVLNQSLQANPYHVDAIITLSRLQLEEGHAAKALQTLKQASTYILMQRNRQLIRIELLRQLAAPETMPELDVMDKELRKLRLGSETGTALILPDSYYPEIDAKLDAIAYRIQQKNPR; encoded by the coding sequence ATGGTATTCAATGCTATGGTATTCAATGCTATGGTATTCAGCACCATGAATGTTCGCCAGTTCATATACCTGTTATTTCTGGCAGAGCTCACTCTATCGGGTTTCTGGTATGCCGGCAGCGCAGTGACGGCCATGTTCCTGCTGGTTGCCGGCGCCGCCGGCTGTCAGCTTGTGTTCACGCGGCAGGCCTGTCAGGCCTATCGGCTTTCCAGGTTGATGCTGGTTTATCTGCTGTGGCTGTTCGTTGCAGGCTGGGCCAGCGCAGTACCCGAAACGGCACTGATGACGCTGCCGATGCTGGCCGGGTTGCCTGTCATGTACCTGTTTGCCACCAATACAGCGGCTTTTGCCGAAACGTGGCGGTATTTTCGGACATTGCTGTTCCTGCTGGGTGTTGGGTTTGCGCTATGGGCCATCTGGCAGGTGGTGCACCATACCGGATATGGCTATGCCCAGGGTCCGTTCCAGGACCGCAATGTGTTTGCGGCATTCATGAACCTGCTCTGGTTCCCTGCGGCATTTGTGCTGCTCACTGCTGAAAGTCGCCGCTATCGGTTCAAGTGCCTGGTGACAGCTGCCGGCCTGCTGATCATCAGCACCGCGCTGTTTGCGACCACTTCGCGCGGCGGCATCGCTGCCTGGCTATTGCTGCTGCCGGTTTTCCTGTGGGCGGCTTATCGTAATGACATGGCCAGAAAGCGCATCCTGTTCCTTGTGCTGCTGACGATCGCAGCGTACCTGTGCAGCACCGTGCTGTTGAACGTGAGCATTGCAGACCGTACCTTCCGCCTGGATCATGACCCGTCAGCCGCTGCACGGCTGCTGTTATGGCAGTCAGGCCTGAAAATGCTGCTGGCGCATCCTGTCATCGGCAGTGGCTGGGGTACCTTTGTCCATTATTATCCGGCATACCGGGTGCCGCTGGAAAATAGCACGGCCGGTTTCTTTGCCCATAATGATTACCTGCAGCTGGCTATTGAAGGCGGCCTGCCTGCCTTATTGCTGCAGCTATGCCTGCTGTATGGCGTGTGGGTGCAGCTCAAGCGCAGCCTGCGCCTGGCAGCGGCCACGGCAGGCTTTGAAAGCGCCGCCTTACTCTTGGGTGTGATGGCGCTATTCGTGCATGCGTTTGTCAATTTCATTTTTTACCTGGCCTTCATGAATATCCTCGCCGGCCTTTACCTGGCGCGTGCAGCGCAATTAACGGAGAAAGCCGCAGTGCTGCATGTTAGTCACATCAAAATGCTCAGCCCTTCGCTCAAGTATTTATGCGCCGGTTTCATCGTGGTGCTGATCCTGCTGCCGTATGGCGCGCATATCGTTGGCTGGTCAATCAACAGGCAGCATAATGTATCGCCGGAGAACCTGGTTTCCCAGCAATTCAATGCTTATCAACTCGCCGGGATCATCGCCATGATCCAGCCGCAGGAAAGGGTTGCACAGGAAACCATATTGCAGACTGCGGAACGGGCGCTTGCCGATGACGCATTGATACGCAGGGTGGGCACGGATTTTTACCGCAGATTGCTTGAGCAGACATTGCAGCGGTTCGATGCAGTGCGTGCGCTTAACGCAAACGACGCGGAACTAGGCGTGCGCGAGGCCAGGGTCCTGATCGGGCACCATGCGGCTTTCGATGACGGTTTTGCCTATGCAAAGGCGCATCAGGTGCTGAACCAGAGCCTGCAGGCCAACCCTTATCACGTTGATGCAATCATTACGCTGTCACGTTTGCAGCTGGAAGAAGGGCATGCTGCCAAAGCGCTGCAAACCCTGAAGCAAGCAAGTACTTACATACTGATGCAGCGCAACAGGCAGCTGATCCGGATCGAACTGCTCAGGCAGCTTGCGGCACCCGAAACCATGCCTGAGCTGGATGTCATGGACAAAGAGTTACGCAAACTCCGTCTTGGTTCCGAAACCGGCACGGCCTTGATACTGCCGGATAGTTACTATCCCGAGATCGACGCAAAACTGGACGCAATTGCGTACCGGATCCAGCAGAAAAATCCTAGATAA